CTGGGGTATGAGGGCAAAACATTCTACCACGTAAGCACCGATGAAGTATACGGCTCCCTTGAAATGGGCCCCGAGATGTTCACGGAAGAAACGGCGTATGATCCTCGCTCCCCCTACTCCGCTTCTAAGGCTAGCTCCGACCATTTTGTGCGCGCATGGCACCATACATATGGTCTGCCGGTGAAGTTGAGCAACTGCTCCAATAACTACGGCCCCAACCATTTCCCGGAAAAGCTGATTCCGCTAGCTATTCACCGCATCCGCACCCAGCAGCCGGTGCCGGTATATGGAAAGGGCGAAAATGTGCGCGATTGGCTTTTTGTGAAAGATCATGCGACGGCCATTGACGCGGTGTTCCACAAAGGCAAAGTGGGCGACACCTACAATATTGGCGGCGTAAATGAGTGGCAGAACCTGGCGCTGATTCATCTGCTGTGTGACGTGGTAGACGAGAAAACCGGCCAGGCTCCTGGCACTTCGCGCAAGCTTATCACCTTCGTGAAAGACCGGGCCGGGCACGACTTGCGCTACGCCATCGACTCGAGCAAAATCATGAACGAGCTAGGCTGGAAGCCCTCCGTCACGTTCGAGCAAGGCCTCGCCCAAACGGTAGACTGGTACTTAGCAAATACCGAATGGCTAGAGCGCGTGACGACGGGTGCCTACCAAGATTATTACCATCAGCAATACAGTAACTAGGGCTGGAAGAGCCATAATTTTCACTCAAATAAGTAACGGCTCCTCTTTCCTTCCTCATTCCCCGACAACGTGTACGAAACCCCCTTTCACGACCAGCCACTCGATAATCTGACCTTTCTGGTTACGGGTGGTGCCGGCTTCATTGGCTCCAATCTGGTTGAATACCTACTTAAATACGGCGCCGGGCGCGTGCGCGTGCTGGATAATTACTCCAACGGGTTCCGCAAAAACGTGCGCTTGTTCGAAGGGCATCCGGCCTTGGAGGTTATTGAAGGCGATATCCGCGATCCGCAAGTGTGCCGCGATGCTTGCCGGGGGGCAAATGTGGTGCTGCATCAAGCTGCATTAGGCTCCGTACCGCGTTCGATCAATGACCCTATTACGAGCAACGATGTGAACGTGGGGGGCTTTGTGAATATGCTGGTGGCTGCGAAAGAAGCTAACGTGCAGCGCTTTGTGTACGCAGCTTCTTCGTCAACTTATGGCGATTCGCCTCACTTG
The window above is part of the Hymenobacter radiodurans genome. Proteins encoded here:
- the rfbB gene encoding dTDP-glucose 4,6-dehydratase; translated protein: MKIIITGGAGFIGSHVVRLFVTKYPEYQIVNLDALTYAGNLENLRDIEDAPNYRFIKGDIADQAFIDELFAREEPDAVIHLAAESHVDRSITDPLAFVKTNVLGTVHLLNAAKNLWKPLGYEGKTFYHVSTDEVYGSLEMGPEMFTEETAYDPRSPYSASKASSDHFVRAWHHTYGLPVKLSNCSNNYGPNHFPEKLIPLAIHRIRTQQPVPVYGKGENVRDWLFVKDHATAIDAVFHKGKVGDTYNIGGVNEWQNLALIHLLCDVVDEKTGQAPGTSRKLITFVKDRAGHDLRYAIDSSKIMNELGWKPSVTFEQGLAQTVDWYLANTEWLERVTTGAYQDYYHQQYSN